In Candidatus Paceibacterota bacterium, one genomic interval encodes:
- a CDS encoding DUF3463 domain-containing protein — MRFPLALTVKIARHIIKHKIRRTPRFALVLQLEPLHTCNLTCTGCGRIREYSTSLKDMMTLEDCLASAAECDAPMVSVCGGEPLIYPKIEELVAGLLAQGRIVYICTNGLFMRKKLKDYLADIYTSGLEPTLARLLAEKLISDKDAETIRKGKQDGRPVIKPTKWLYWNVHVDGLEYTHDLIVEREGVFKECVEAIRMAKLLGFQVATNTTVYKESDVGEIEQMFEFFSSLEVDGHTISPGYDYDAAKKDMVTRLGKKPEDFFLTRAMTIQKFAKIQEWGEKFTIFGTPVYQEFLAGKRDLTCTAWAIPTRNIKGWKAPCYLITDGHYARYQEMLDRVDWTRYGVLGGIARDPRCENCMVHCGYDPSGALGTNYQAGDTWKNIRYNFAPHPKPHYAGRQNKVFNGVSAGKGHLAQAKAAINAGLAGAKSAFQNNGHEDKGGGCGSGDTSERDQLLARVREAKRGGG; from the coding sequence ATCATTAAGCACAAGATTCGGCGCACGCCGCGCTTTGCGCTGGTGCTCCAGCTCGAACCGCTCCACACCTGCAACCTCACTTGCACGGGATGCGGCCGCATCCGGGAGTATTCCACCAGCCTCAAAGACATGATGACCCTGGAGGATTGTCTGGCGTCCGCGGCGGAATGCGACGCGCCGATGGTCTCGGTGTGTGGCGGCGAGCCGCTGATATATCCCAAGATCGAAGAGTTGGTCGCCGGGCTGCTGGCGCAAGGCCGCATCGTCTATATCTGCACGAACGGCTTGTTCATGCGGAAGAAGCTCAAGGACTACCTCGCTGACATCTACACGTCCGGGCTGGAACCGACGCTCGCGCGATTGCTGGCCGAGAAGCTGATCTCGGACAAGGACGCCGAGACTATCCGCAAGGGCAAACAGGACGGGCGCCCCGTCATCAAGCCGACCAAGTGGCTCTACTGGAATGTCCACGTGGACGGCCTGGAATACACGCACGACCTCATCGTTGAGCGCGAGGGCGTGTTCAAGGAGTGCGTCGAGGCCATCCGCATGGCGAAGCTGCTGGGCTTCCAGGTCGCGACCAACACCACGGTGTACAAGGAGTCGGACGTCGGGGAGATTGAGCAGATGTTCGAGTTCTTCTCCTCGCTGGAGGTGGACGGCCACACGATCTCTCCGGGCTACGATTACGACGCCGCCAAGAAGGACATGGTCACACGACTGGGCAAGAAGCCCGAGGATTTCTTCCTCACACGGGCCATGACCATTCAGAAGTTCGCGAAGATCCAGGAGTGGGGCGAGAAGTTCACTATCTTCGGCACGCCGGTGTACCAGGAGTTTCTGGCGGGCAAGCGTGACCTGACGTGCACCGCCTGGGCCATTCCCACGCGCAACATCAAAGGCTGGAAGGCGCCGTGTTACCTCATCACCGACGGCCACTACGCGCGGTATCAGGAAATGCTGGACCGGGTGGATTGGACCCGCTACGGCGTGTTGGGGGGCATCGCGCGCGATCCGCGCTGCGAGAATTGCATGGTGCACTGCGGCTACGATCCCAGCGGCGCGCTGGGCACCAATTACCAGGCCGGCGATACCTGGAAGAATATCCGCTACAACTTTGCGCCCCATCCCAAGCCGCATTACGCCGGCCGCCAAAACAAGGTGTTCAACGGCGTCTCCGCCGGCAAAGGCCACCTGGCCCAGGCCAAGGCTGCGATTAATGCCGGCCTGGCCGGCGCCAAGTCCGCCTTCCAGAACAACGGCCATGAGGATAAAGGCGGCGGCTGCGGCAGTGGGGACACATCGGAGCGGGATCAGCTGCTCGCCAGAGTTCGTGAGGCAAAACGTGGCGGCGGCTAG